Proteins co-encoded in one Candidatus Manganitrophaceae bacterium genomic window:
- a CDS encoding response regulator, with the protein MSKKILIVDDNADTILILTAILSQEGYDTMTARDGMEALQKVREEIPALILLDIMMPKLDGFGVMEALRADPRFNPIPVVIISAKVDPASRARAIELGARDYIVKPINPDEIVLRVKEQLFDHKRLYAKLEGG; encoded by the coding sequence TTGTCGAAGAAGATTCTAATTGTAGACGATAATGCGGATACCATTCTGATCCTGACTGCGATCTTGTCGCAGGAGGGATACGATACAATGACCGCGCGGGACGGCATGGAGGCGCTTCAGAAGGTGCGTGAAGAAATTCCGGCGCTGATTCTCCTCGATATCATGATGCCGAAGCTCGACGGATTCGGCGTCATGGAAGCGCTGCGGGCCGATCCCCGGTTTAACCCAATCCCGGTGGTGATCATTTCGGCCAAAGTCGATCCGGCCTCCCGGGCGAGGGCGATCGAACTGGGGGCGAGAGACTATATCGTCAAGCCGATCAATCCGGATGAGATTGTCCTCCGGGTGAAGGAACAGCTTTTCGATCACAAACGCCTCTATGCCAAATTAGAGGGGGGATAA
- a CDS encoding NFACT family protein, producing MRKKERPGTIRPPKSLHRFVAVLSVELNYHKGWKGVKPVSLGAQQIAQVLGEIGPALKGGVLHKIDQPQPWSLVFEIHRGRERFHLFLSGHPRFSRIHLSTKTHPTPSSPPRFCQLLRARLRWKRIVSLDQMGEDRIVQMTCAWNDETAAPATEPGSVSLIAELMGPASNFLLIDPDGIVLGTLSPPSSGRALQVGAPYRPPPRPTGGAFKESAIPLREAGPFSFNHAVEAALLPLEEATSAEEEKRRLLAVIDADIRRGEKRLRQLSTGMQEAERADQYRHEGELLKGHLHEVQIGMTEITLFDPARPEAGRTLPLDPALSPSENLARIFKRYKKAQAAQANLRIQIEKTTHALEALERNRRILLEGGTVALERGDGRRSPPERKKKQESGPPQFLSADGWTLVVGRNARENEEITFRIARGNDLWFHARGVPGSHLVVRMERGKEIPYQTLLDAATLALHFSDARKAGKGDVVYTHRKYLQRPRGGKTGAVVLSQEKNIYIEIESGRLERLFKEKLSPL from the coding sequence TTGCGAAAAAAAGAGCGACCCGGTACAATCAGGCCTCCGAAATCGCTCCATCGTTTTGTGGCCGTTTTGTCGGTGGAGCTAAATTATCACAAGGGTTGGAAGGGGGTCAAACCGGTGTCGCTCGGCGCCCAGCAGATTGCGCAGGTTCTCGGGGAGATTGGACCCGCTTTAAAGGGGGGGGTCCTTCACAAGATCGATCAGCCCCAGCCGTGGAGTCTTGTCTTTGAGATCCACCGGGGGAGAGAGCGCTTTCATCTTTTTCTCTCCGGCCACCCCCGCTTCTCCCGCATTCACCTCTCGACGAAAACACACCCCACCCCCTCCTCCCCCCCCCGTTTCTGCCAGCTCCTCCGTGCGCGGCTTCGCTGGAAGCGGATCGTCTCGCTCGATCAGATGGGAGAAGACCGGATCGTCCAGATGACCTGCGCCTGGAACGACGAGACAGCGGCGCCCGCGACCGAGCCGGGAAGTGTCTCACTGATCGCCGAGTTGATGGGGCCGGCATCGAATTTTTTGTTGATCGACCCCGATGGAATCGTCCTCGGCACCCTCTCTCCCCCCTCTTCCGGACGCGCCTTGCAGGTCGGCGCGCCTTACCGGCCGCCGCCGCGTCCGACCGGAGGCGCGTTCAAAGAGAGCGCCATTCCGCTGCGCGAGGCGGGGCCGTTTTCTTTTAATCATGCGGTGGAGGCCGCTCTCTTACCGCTGGAAGAGGCGACATCGGCGGAAGAGGAGAAGCGACGGCTCCTCGCCGTGATCGACGCCGACATTCGGCGGGGGGAGAAGCGGCTCCGACAGCTCTCCACCGGAATGCAGGAGGCTGAGAGAGCGGACCAATATCGCCATGAAGGGGAGCTGCTGAAGGGACACCTTCACGAGGTCCAGATCGGGATGACGGAGATCACCCTTTTCGATCCGGCTCGGCCGGAAGCGGGGCGCACCCTTCCCCTCGATCCCGCCCTCTCCCCGTCGGAGAACCTCGCCCGGATCTTCAAGCGATACAAAAAAGCGCAGGCGGCCCAGGCCAACCTTCGAATTCAGATCGAAAAAACGACGCATGCATTGGAAGCCTTGGAGCGCAACCGCCGGATCCTACTGGAGGGGGGAACCGTCGCCCTTGAAAGAGGAGACGGCCGCCGATCGCCCCCGGAAAGAAAAAAGAAGCAAGAGAGTGGACCGCCGCAGTTTTTATCGGCCGACGGATGGACCTTGGTCGTCGGAAGAAACGCCCGGGAGAACGAAGAGATCACCTTCCGAATCGCCCGCGGGAACGACCTCTGGTTTCATGCGCGGGGGGTGCCGGGCTCACACCTGGTCGTCCGGATGGAGCGGGGAAAAGAGATTCCCTATCAAACGCTGCTCGATGCCGCCACGCTGGCGCTCCACTTCAGCGACGCCAGGAAAGCAGGAAAGGGGGATGTCGTCTACACGCACCGGAAATATTTACAAAGGCCGCGGGGAGGGAAAACGGGCGCAGTGGTATTGTCTCAGGAGAAGAATATCTATATCGAAATCGAATCGGGGCGACTGGAACGGCTCTTTAAGGAGAAATTATCCCCCCTCTAA